The sequence ACGGGGGGTCATGGTGCCCAGAACCGTTGGTAAATCGACCCCCAGAGCTGAGAATACCGTCTTCTGACCCGATAGATAATCCGCCATCGCCGCGATCGCATGAACAATTCGGGGAGGCTAAACCCTGGAGTTGCAACTGGGGTACCAGTACTCGTTCTCCAAGATTGTTAATAGCGACCTGGGCGATACCAATTTGACTGCCGAAATCCTGGAGGCAAACTCGACCCAGTTGGCACCGCAGATCTAGCTCAAACAGTTGGTAGTACTGCTCATCAAACCCTTCCAAAACCACCACACTCTCTCCAATTTGGATCTGCACCTCGAAATTGTCGTCCGTTCCTCGGCCTCCGGGGGATGGCGTTACTGCCATCACCTGTAATTCCTGCCCCAACAGTAGCCTCAAGGTATCGATCAAATGAACGCCATTATTCAGCCATCCCCCATAATAAATCCCCCGCCCGTTCACCAAGGAGCCAAGTTGCCCAGATTGCAGCAGAGCCGCTGCCCGACGATGGGCTGGGTCAAACCGCCGTGTATGGTTGACAATCAGTTGGGTGGGGACAATCCGATGCAGTTGCAGCAGGTGAGCTAACTCTTCCGATCTCTGGCACACGGGTTTTTCCACCAGCAGCACTTGGGGGGGAACGCTGGCGGTCAAAATCTCGACGGCTTGCTGGTAATGCCAGGGATTGGGGCTACAGAGGCTGATCACGTCTAGCTGTTCCTGGGCCAGCAGCTCTGAGAGCGACCCATAGGCTCTGGGGACTTGCCAGATCTGCTGAAACTGCGATCGCCGCTCTAGGCTGGCATCTACCACAGCCGCCACCTGAAACTGAGGATGCTGATCAAGGGCTTGGGCATGGGTGGTGATGGGCTTAGGGCTACCAGGGAAATCTAGAATTCCGGCAATGCGGCCACAGCCAATAATTCCCACCTGCCATTGGGGTGTACTCACGGGGTTATTCCTGACGAAACACCTTCCACCGCCGCACCACCTGCTGATTGCGGCTGACCAGCTTCGGATGGGCGATCATAAAGTCAATCACCTGAGCCAGACTAAAGCCCGGATTTTGGGGATAGAAGTGCTCATAGATGGCGGTAATCACCTCAA comes from Neosynechococcus sphagnicola sy1 and encodes:
- a CDS encoding Gfo/Idh/MocA family protein, coding for MSTPQWQVGIIGCGRIAGILDFPGSPKPITTHAQALDQHPQFQVAAVVDASLERRSQFQQIWQVPRAYGSLSELLAQEQLDVISLCSPNPWHYQQAVEILTASVPPQVLLVEKPVCQRSEELAHLLQLHRIVPTQLIVNHTRRFDPAHRRAAALLQSGQLGSLVNGRGIYYGGWLNNGVHLIDTLRLLLGQELQVMAVTPSPGGRGTDDNFEVQIQIGESVVVLEGFDEQYYQLFELDLRCQLGRVCLQDFGSQIGIAQVAINNLGERVLVPQLQLQGLASPNCSCDRGDGGLSIGSEDGILSSGGRFTNGSGHHDPPCGSVRLWPVPLRPPPLLKRHELEILRLSHQRWHPCSYPTLARQLHHRRSREKSCVCSARQWLPVSL